In the Crocosphaera subtropica ATCC 51142 genome, AGATTGAAAGTTATCGATTAATTCTTGTAGGTAAGGAGTTTCAAAACAGATGGGTTGAATTTTGTTTTTCTTTAATGCTCGTTGAATTGCCTCATCATACATATTATCATTACGAGGAATTGGCCCATATTGACGGAGAAAGGTAATCCATTTTGATTTTTTGAAAGTAGAATTATAATTCATAATTAGAGTAATTAAACTTAAATATATATAACCAATCACAATTTATGATTTAACACTTTTATTAAGATGTATCTTTCCTTTGTGACCAAATTAGTAAAGCTAGTTCTTCTAATTCAGCTATTTTTAATGAATCAGTTACACAAAATAAATCAATATTTCCACCAACTTCTTGCTGAAGTTTAGATTTTAGAGTCTTTAAGACTGATTTTCCATAACGATATCTCTCACAATCTTGGTCATACATTTGATAACAGTTTGAAGCTATTTGTCCATTATTGATTCTTCCGTTACCTTTTTGACGAGATTGTTGTAATTCTATGTCTGTCCGACTATTTATAAACTTTTCTTTCGATTTTTCAGATTTTTCAGCAGTGGAATTACTGATAAGCTCTTGTATCCTATCTGTTGTTAATTGTGGATATAAAGATTGGATATGTCCAAGATTAATAAAATGAGATTCTGCATCTGTTCCAGTTGTTAAAAAGCACAATATATTTGCTCGTTCAATTTTTTCTCTAAAATCGTTTGCTTCATCATCCGTTAAATAATCTCTATCTCTATGTAATAATATTTTAGTTTGAGAACTATGTTTTCGGATAAAAGCAGCTAAAACTAATGCTGTTTCAACTTTAGTACATCCTTTATATGACCAAATATCAACTTCATCCATTCTAAACCCTGATGCTTCTAGCAATGTTTCAATAGGTTTAGTGTCTTCATCTTCAGTTAATAAAACACATTTAATATTTTCAGTATTTAATAATAATTCATCTTTATCTAAAGCTCCAATATCTAGTAAAAGTTGAACAGTATCAAAATCTTTTTCATTTATAATTGTTCCATTCTTTAACCAATATATTTTTGTCTTTTCTCGTAACGCATCAAGGAGATGTCTTGAATGAGTAGTTACTATAATTTGTAAATCGCGTTCTTCAGTCAATTTGATTAGCATTTTAGCTAATTTTCGTTGGTTATTTGGATGTAAATGCGAATCGGGTTCATCTAAAAGTAATATTTGAGGTTTATAAATATTAATATAAGATATAATTTGTATCGCTTGTAAAACCCCTGTACCAGCTAAATCTATTGGTAAACTATTTTCATCATTGGCTTGAATTTGACAATTAATATAATCATCACGTTCTGGATTAAACTCAACAATAACTTTTAAGTCAGGAAATAAATAATTAAAGTCTGATATAAATTGTTTCCATTGTTCTGATTCATTGTGAAGAAGGTAAAGAACATTTCGGAATACTTTATTGGCATCTCCTCTAGCAGCTGCCTTTCTAACAATCCCTGGAGTTTTACATTCTTCTACGTCAGGAATACCAGCTAGTCCAGGGACATAAATACTATATGGTGTTTCTATGATTTGTAGTCTTTCTCCTAATTCTTTTCCTTCTACTGTAATCGATAAATTTCTATTTCTCCCTTTTCTCACTGTAACAAGAACATTTTGTTTTTCTTGATTTTCTTCAAAAGAAATGATAATTGCTTGATCTTTATTTTCAACCAGTTTACCTCCATAGGCCAACGCATAAACATCTCTAAGAGGCGCATAGATTAGCTGCTGAGGGGATAATGAAGTTGATAATTTTTCATCCTTCCAATTTACATTACTCTGAAGACTAGCTGTTTGACCAACAGATACAGCAAATTGTATAGCTTGTAGAATGCTACTTTTTCCAGAATTATTTGAACCTACCAAAATATTAACTCTATCAAGGTCTAAAGTTAAATTTTCTAAATTCTTGAATCTTTGTATAGTTATTTTGCCAAGCATAAAATTTCATGAGATCAATAATAACAGTGATTACAAATGACACACTAAACAAGGCAAATCATCATCCTCCTCATCTAAAACCACCTCTAACGCTTCGGATAAAGGTCGATTAGGGGCTGCTTTTTTCTCACGGGCGATCGCCTTCTCATGATTAGCGATAATCTCCTCTTTGCGTTCCAAAAGTTCTAGTAACGTTTCTCCTTCCGTCCAGGTGTAAGTTCTGCCATCCCTGTGATTAGATTCATATTCCACCGCCTTCGCAAACAAATCAGGATGTTCTTGGGCTAACATCACCCATTCATATTTGCGTTGGAAGAAACAAAAGAAACAGCCCGAACGACTTCGCCAGCGATAATAATCTGGCAAACCAATCCCACTATCCTCTAATAAACGGATAATATCGGCTTTTACTAATCCTCGTTCCTTAAACGGAAAAACAGGCTTAATATTGGGCTTAGTAGAGATGTAACCCTCTCGATTTTCATCCGCACGAATGCCAATATAGCTAATAGCCTCATCCTCACCCACAAACTCCTCTAACGGCTTAATCTTCATTTTTACCGTACACCAGCGCATTTTTGGAGAAGGTAATAGACCATCGTGCATCGTTAACCAGTGGTCAAACCCTCGGTTTTCACTGAGATAATGGATTGTGATACCTAGACGGGCTTTAATGCGGTCAAGATACTCATAGGTTTCAGGGAGTTCTTTGTGAGTGTCACAGAAGAAATACTCCATATCTGGGATTTCCTTGTGCAGTAGTACCGCCAAAGCTGTGCTATCCTTGCCTCCTGAGAGTCCCAGTATGTGCCTTATTTTCTTTTGTGCCATTACGTCCTAAATTCTCCTGGGCTATGATTTTAGCGTTCCCAATAATCTGATCCAAGTAACATCTTTACCGAAAAATTAGTTGAAATGAAAGTATTTAGTAAAAACTTTTACATTCAAGAGGGGATAGAAAGAACATTACAAATTTCTCGTCCTTGGATAGTTGTTGTTTTGAGGGGAGAAAACCCATTTTCTTCCCACTGATATGGAGTAATGTCAATTACGTTAGAACCAACTAGGAAATTTCCACAATTTATTTTTCCTGTATTAGCTCGATTAGATGTATAGAGAACAAAGCCACTTCCATAAGGTCTTATTTCAATAAAGTTCATCGTTGAAAAAATGGGTTTAATTTTTCTTGATTGACTTTCAAAAATGTAGGCATGGGTTGAAATCCCACTTCCACCTCCACTTGACAGTAAAACTACTAAAGCATCTTCTTTGGAATCATCATTAAAGTCTCTGTACTGAACTTTATCTAATGAAACATAACCCCAATCATCATCTTGATACTGACCTTGTTTGAGGGTTATATTTCCAGAAGGTCCCATTCCTCCTTCTCTTATTTGGTAAGTAAAATTATTAAAATCTATTTGCCTAATTATTTCTTCGGCATAGCTAGGTGGTACAAGTAAAAATCCTAGGGAAAAAGAGGTTATTAATCCAGTTAACAATTGATTGTTTTTCATAACTTTGCCCATTAATAATTAAGTTTGACTTTGCAACGAAATGCTATTAAGACTAAAAGTAAAAAGCTTAGCCCTTATTGATTTAATAATGTGATTCTACTCAAGAAATTAGTTAAGTCTTGTAGTTCAACTTCACAGTCACATCTAATTGAGACTTCTAGTAGTTTTGATTTATCTGGAATGGTTCCTAAAAAAGTCATACTATAACCACTCTCAGAAACTATAATATAGCCAGGATTTCTACTATTTTTATAAAAAAAATATGTTTTCAAGTCACCATGATAAATATCTAAAATTAGTTCCTTTAAACCTTCTGACTGGTTATTTTCAATTAATCTAATACTTTCGGAATAACGACCTGTATGATATTGGGCTATACCACCATTGGCTATACATTCAAGAAATTGGTAATCATTAGGATGAAGAATTTCTACAGAACGGTCTTGTTTCAGCATAACTCTATAGTTTTCAGGAATATCAACACTTATTCCAAAACCTTCAAGGTTTAGTCTTCTATAAGTAGGAGAAGGAGATTCATAATTGCCATCAATTTCACATAGCACCTCAGCAAAACTTGGTTGAGATAAAAAAGAGACGAATAAGCTAATAGAAGAAAATAAGGTAATAATTGATAAAAATTTCATAATAGCCTTACATTGATGATTTTAAAAATAGGAACACTAAAAAATTAGAAGGTTATAGAGTTTTAGAGAGTAAAGTTACATTAGGTAACATACATTTCAAGACTTGTAACCCTGGCTCTCCTGGATATATATGTATTCCTAATACTTGCTTTCCTGGTATATCTATATAGTAAGCAGCACCATCACCTAGTTCAATTAAGTATCCAGATCGTAAGTTTCCCAATGAATCTAATATTTTATGCTCTTTCATATAGCCAAGAGAATCTCTATTTTGATGAGCATGATTTAAAATTTCTTCTAAAGATGTTTGTTCAAAGAATATATAGATGTTAGGATAATCTCCTAGATAATCTGCACGGGAATCATTCGGTTTCTGAAGAACCTCGAATACATCTTGTCTGATAATATCAACTCTCTTTAATCCATTGAGACCACTCATTGCTCTATAGTTGGTTGGAATATTGCTAATTTTAATGCCAAAATCTTCCAAAACGATAGTACGGTTAGTTGTAGCTGCTGGTGTCCCATAAAAGTTGGACAAATTACATTTATCTTTTCCATTTATCTTGACACTGTTAGGAAGAAATTGAGCAGAGGTTTGCTCAAAATAACCTAATGTAGTAGACAAAAAGGTTAATATAAACACTAGAAAATACAAATTGCACCGTTTCATAACTTGTCCTTACCCTCATTAATTAGTCTGGAAAATAATTTTTAAGTGGATCGTAGTCAAAAGGAAGCTTATTCCAGTTCCAATAAAAGTCCCAATCACCTGGAAATTGTTCATCTTTGTAATGAATTCGACTAAAACCATCTCGACGCATCGTCCAATCAGACCAAGTTGGCCCAGAAAACGAAACGAGGGCTACTTGTGGACAAAAGGGTGCAAGACGTTGAGCTATTTGTAGCATCACCCTTTCTCTTTCTCCAGAACCAAACTCTCCTGAAAGGGCAGAAAAACCAATTGAATAGTTACCCTTATAATCTCTAGCGACATCTACAGAGGTTTTCTCGAAATGT is a window encoding:
- a CDS encoding AAA family ATPase, with the protein product MLGKITIQRFKNLENLTLDLDRVNILVGSNNSGKSSILQAIQFAVSVGQTASLQSNVNWKDEKLSTSLSPQQLIYAPLRDVYALAYGGKLVENKDQAIIISFEENQEKQNVLVTVRKGRNRNLSITVEGKELGERLQIIETPYSIYVPGLAGIPDVEECKTPGIVRKAAARGDANKVFRNVLYLLHNESEQWKQFISDFNYLFPDLKVIVEFNPERDDYINCQIQANDENSLPIDLAGTGVLQAIQIISYINIYKPQILLLDEPDSHLHPNNQRKLAKMLIKLTEERDLQIIVTTHSRHLLDALREKTKIYWLKNGTIINEKDFDTVQLLLDIGALDKDELLLNTENIKCVLLTEDEDTKPIETLLEASGFRMDEVDIWSYKGCTKVETALVLAAFIRKHSSQTKILLHRDRDYLTDDEANDFREKIERANILCFLTTGTDAESHFINLGHIQSLYPQLTTDRIQELISNSTAEKSEKSKEKFINSRTDIELQQSRQKGNGRINNGQIASNCYQMYDQDCERYRYGKSVLKTLKSKLQQEVGGNIDLFCVTDSLKIAELEELALLIWSQRKDTS
- a CDS encoding phosphoadenosine phosphosulfate reductase family protein, with the protein product MAQKKIRHILGLSGGKDSTALAVLLHKEIPDMEYFFCDTHKELPETYEYLDRIKARLGITIHYLSENRGFDHWLTMHDGLLPSPKMRWCTVKMKIKPLEEFVGEDEAISYIGIRADENREGYISTKPNIKPVFPFKERGLVKADIIRLLEDSGIGLPDYYRWRSRSGCFFCFFQRKYEWVMLAQEHPDLFAKAVEYESNHRDGRTYTWTEGETLLELLERKEEIIANHEKAIAREKKAAPNRPLSEALEVVLDEEDDDLPCLVCHL